The region GCCAGGGTGCCCAGACCGGTATCCGCCTGCTCATGCTGATACACCTCCACCAGCAACAGCGCGGTGTAACACATCAAGAGCCACAGCCCGACCAGCAAGGCCAGCGTGACGCCGAAGCCTACGCCGGCCGCCGCCAGTGGCATCGCCAGCATTCCGGCACCAATGGTGGTGCCTGCCACGATAAAAACACTGCCCAGAGTGCGATTCTTCACTTTTTTCTCTACCCGTCAAAGATTTGGGGAAATTATAGGTAACTCATTCCGAGGGCGGCAGGATAGTTGATTGATTATTTCGTGTCAAACAAGCGTTACGGATGGTGTTAAGTTATGTTTACATGCATGCAGGCCGCGCGGCACCGCAAAAATACTTTCAGCAGAAATTAACCTGTGATGCATAGTGAAAACTTATTTACGGGCTTCTATAGTGGAATGACTGGAAAATAAGGGAGAGATCAATGTTAAGGGTGGAGATGCTCAGCACCGGCGATGAGGTGCTGCATGGGCAAATTATAGATACCAACGCCGCCTGGCTGGCAGATTATCTGTTCCGGCAGGGCATGCCGATGAGCGGCCGTGAAACGGTGGGGGACAGTCTCTCCTCTCTGATCGAAACGCTGCAGGAACGCAGTCATATCGCTGACGTTCTGATCGTTAACGGCGGGCTGGGGCCGACCAGCGACGATCTCAGCGCGCTGGCGGCAGCGACCGCCTGCGGTGTCGAGCTGGTTGAGCATGCTGAATGGATGGCGCGCATCGAGGCTTATTTTGCCGAGCGCGGCCGGCCGATGGCGGCTTCAAACCGCAAACAGGCGCAGATACCGGCCAACGCCGAAATGCTCGATAACCCGGTTGGCACCGCCTGCGGTTTTGCGCTCCAACTGAACAAGTGCACGATGTTTTTCACTCCCGGCGTACCTTCTGAATTCAAAGTGATGGTCGAGCAGCAAATCGTTCCGCGCCTGCGCCAACGTTTTTCCCTGCCGGCGCCGCCGCTGTGCCTGCGTTTAACCACCTTTGGCACCTCGGAAAGCGATCTGGCCGCCGAGCTGGACGGCATGCCGCTGCCGCCGGAAGTGGTGCTCGGTTACCGCTCTTCCAGCCCAATCATTGAACTGAAACTGACCGGCCCGGAGAGCCAGCGTGCGGCGATGGAACAGGCGTGGGA is a window of Serratia plymuthica DNA encoding:
- a CDS encoding nicotinamide mononucleotide deamidase-related protein YfaY encodes the protein MLRVEMLSTGDEVLHGQIIDTNAAWLADYLFRQGMPMSGRETVGDSLSSLIETLQERSHIADVLIVNGGLGPTSDDLSALAAATACGVELVEHAEWMARIEAYFAERGRPMAASNRKQAQIPANAEMLDNPVGTACGFALQLNKCTMFFTPGVPSEFKVMVEQQIVPRLRQRFSLPAPPLCLRLTTFGTSESDLAAELDGMPLPPEVVLGYRSSSPIIELKLTGPESQRAAMEQAWERVRQVAGENTIFEGTIGLPATLAQRLTQQGLKLALSEQFSAGLINLQLQSEGAPLAGGELLPSHCVETLETTLARARSLAELAGAQLALAISAMSDDRVSVALHTPKGGIGQTVRYRAARHGLRLRQESVAMLALDMLRRWLNGGPVCGKNGWLEIVEIIE